One genomic segment of Arthrobacter sp. zg-Y1110 includes these proteins:
- a CDS encoding LysR family transcriptional regulator — protein sequence MVNPVHLKTLLEVLRTGSFAGAALRLGYTASAVSQQMSALEKDTGARLFERSARTASPTEAAVVMARHAVKVLTDMDALLAAAARPGPGSSEVLRLGIFPSLATFALPELLASPQWRDLGIDLLLSVAEPAQTIQGLRTGGNLDVALVYQVGQGGLAWPSSISRRWLGDDNFRVVLPESWGIQSGAEVSAEQLAGMPWIMHHPGTPDALVIERLFASCSLHPQVAAYCDDFNASLAMASAGLGAALVPELAMLNRPAGTVVLDVPEIRLARSIFALLIHEQNVQVRLFLDRLADVLGRRSIVPLPTSGARQG from the coding sequence ATGGTGAACCCCGTGCACCTGAAGACGCTGCTGGAGGTCCTCCGCACCGGGTCGTTTGCCGGAGCCGCCCTGCGGCTGGGCTACACGGCCTCGGCAGTGTCCCAGCAGATGTCCGCCCTGGAGAAGGACACCGGTGCGCGCCTGTTCGAGCGTTCCGCCCGCACCGCCTCCCCCACGGAAGCCGCCGTCGTTATGGCCCGGCACGCCGTCAAGGTGCTCACCGACATGGATGCCCTCCTGGCGGCAGCGGCCCGTCCCGGACCGGGCAGCTCGGAGGTGCTCCGCCTGGGCATCTTCCCCAGCCTGGCCACCTTCGCCCTGCCGGAACTGCTGGCCTCGCCCCAGTGGCGGGATCTGGGAATTGACCTGCTGCTTTCCGTCGCCGAACCCGCACAGACCATCCAGGGCCTGCGCACGGGAGGGAACCTCGACGTCGCACTGGTGTACCAGGTGGGCCAGGGCGGACTGGCCTGGCCGTCCTCCATCAGCCGCCGCTGGCTGGGCGACGATAATTTCCGTGTGGTGCTGCCCGAGTCCTGGGGCATCCAAAGCGGTGCCGAGGTCTCGGCCGAGCAGCTGGCGGGGATGCCCTGGATCATGCATCATCCAGGTACCCCCGATGCCCTGGTGATTGAGCGGCTCTTCGCCAGCTGCAGCCTCCACCCGCAGGTGGCCGCATACTGCGATGACTTCAACGCCAGCCTGGCCATGGCTTCCGCGGGCCTTGGCGCGGCGCTGGTGCCGGAACTGGCGATGCTGAACCGGCCGGCCGGCACAGTGGTGCTGGATGTCCCCGAAATCCGGCTGGCACGCAGCATCTTTGCCCTGCTGATCCACGAACAAAACGTCCAGGTCCGGCTGTTCCTGGACCGGCTGGCCGATGTGCTGGGCCGCCGGAGCATAGTGCCGCTCCCCACATCCGGTGCCCGGCAGGGCTGA
- a CDS encoding aromatic acid exporter family protein, whose protein sequence is MTTGEKTIPKRSLSAVTNRVTGVLRVTRFQLAFKATLAVGIAWTLAPHVPGVASQYPYYAPLGAIVSMYPTVSGSFRTGMETLAGLVTGMLLALGALLIGTPNVWTISVIVGIGVLLGGLSFLGASGREYVPMAALFVLLLGGDDPDGYSFGYGVQMLVGVIVGLAVNALVFPPLHLNGAVNGLVTLRKSLARQLRDMGTALEETWPPKHEDWSQRESELDTLTKEVREAVELADTSRHGNIRSRKYSRDFTADYRALRAMERATRHVKDMTEVLTDAIWRNPQNVAVPAALTVPLAKAVNGCAEAVEAWDPESEEHSTATEALVELVRLVNTSGSADSPVDATAALAMDLRRILRIINTESDGDA, encoded by the coding sequence ATGACCACTGGCGAAAAAACCATCCCCAAACGGTCATTGAGTGCCGTTACCAACCGGGTAACCGGAGTCCTGCGCGTCACCCGCTTCCAGCTCGCCTTCAAGGCCACCCTCGCTGTCGGCATAGCCTGGACACTTGCCCCGCATGTGCCGGGGGTGGCTTCGCAGTACCCGTATTACGCTCCGCTGGGCGCCATTGTCAGCATGTACCCCACCGTCTCCGGTTCCTTCCGCACCGGCATGGAAACCCTCGCGGGCCTGGTGACCGGCATGCTTTTGGCGCTGGGGGCCCTGCTGATCGGCACCCCGAATGTCTGGACCATATCCGTGATCGTCGGCATTGGCGTGCTGCTCGGCGGGTTGTCCTTCCTGGGCGCGTCCGGCCGGGAATACGTGCCGATGGCTGCGCTGTTCGTGCTGCTCCTGGGCGGTGATGATCCGGACGGCTACTCGTTCGGCTACGGCGTGCAGATGCTGGTCGGCGTTATTGTCGGGCTGGCCGTAAACGCCCTCGTCTTCCCGCCCCTGCACCTGAACGGCGCCGTCAACGGGCTGGTGACGCTGCGGAAATCGCTGGCGCGGCAGCTGCGGGACATGGGGACGGCGCTGGAGGAAACCTGGCCGCCCAAACACGAGGACTGGTCCCAGCGCGAGAGCGAACTGGATACCCTGACCAAGGAGGTCCGGGAAGCCGTGGAGCTGGCGGACACCAGCCGGCACGGAAACATCCGCAGCCGCAAGTACAGCCGTGATTTCACTGCCGACTACCGGGCGCTGCGGGCCATGGAACGTGCCACCCGGCATGTGAAGGATATGACCGAAGTCCTCACTGACGCCATCTGGCGGAATCCGCAGAACGTCGCTGTCCCGGCCGCCCTGACCGTACCGCTGGCCAAGGCAGTGAACGGCTGCGCCGAAGCGGTGGAGGCCTGGGATCCGGAAAGCGAGGAGCACTCCACGGCAACCGAGGCGCTCGTGGAGCTGGTGCGCCTGGTCAACACCTCAGGCTCGGCCGACAGCCCCGTGGACGCGACGGCGGCCCTGGCCATGGACCTGCGCCGCATCCTGCGGATCATCAACACGGAGTCCGACGGCGACGCATAG
- a CDS encoding NAD(P)H-binding protein — MKIVVTTPTGHVGSRVLRLLIQAGVRPTTLLRDASRLEPGLRRFCDLVEGNQDDEDAVLRATFGADALYWVDPPSDDDDPLDGYERFGETAAAAVTANAVPRVVFQSSVGAEVRSGFGEVDGLARTEVLLNGTGAHVPHLRCGYFFTNLLADLDSVRAGVLISILPVGHRMPWVDPRDIGDVAAARLLATDWHGRHTLGVLGPQDLSLREIAAIVGAAVGRPLAAEQISETEYAGMLRGAGLTEARIEGILGMSRGQLDFTPEDPRSLMTSTPTSLAAWAYDVLRPALNSHR; from the coding sequence ATGAAGATTGTTGTCACCACGCCCACGGGGCACGTTGGTTCCCGGGTCCTAAGGCTGCTCATCCAGGCAGGCGTCCGGCCGACGACCCTGCTGCGGGATGCCTCCCGGCTGGAGCCCGGACTCCGGCGGTTCTGCGACCTGGTGGAGGGCAACCAGGACGATGAGGACGCCGTCCTGCGTGCCACCTTCGGCGCAGATGCCCTGTACTGGGTGGATCCGCCCAGCGATGACGACGACCCGCTGGACGGCTATGAGCGGTTCGGGGAAACGGCCGCCGCAGCGGTGACCGCCAATGCCGTTCCGCGCGTGGTGTTCCAGAGCAGTGTGGGAGCCGAGGTCCGCAGCGGGTTCGGCGAAGTGGACGGGCTGGCCCGCACCGAAGTACTGCTGAACGGTACGGGCGCACACGTGCCGCACCTGCGCTGCGGCTATTTCTTCACCAACCTGCTCGCTGACCTGGACTCCGTGCGCGCCGGCGTGCTGATCAGTATCCTCCCGGTGGGCCACCGGATGCCGTGGGTCGATCCGCGGGACATTGGTGACGTCGCAGCCGCGCGGCTGCTCGCCACGGACTGGCACGGCCGGCACACCCTGGGAGTCCTCGGTCCGCAGGACCTGTCGCTCCGGGAGATAGCCGCAATTGTTGGTGCCGCCGTCGGCCGCCCGCTGGCCGCGGAGCAGATATCCGAGACGGAGTATGCCGGCATGCTGCGCGGTGCCGGACTAACGGAGGCCCGGATTGAGGGGATCCTGGGGATGTCCCGCGGGCAGCTGGACTTCACCCCGGAGGACCCGCGCAGCCTGATGACCTCCACCCCCACCTCCCTGGCGGCGTGGGCTTACGATGTCCTTCGCCCGGCCCTGAATTCGCACCGTTAA
- a CDS encoding App1 family protein: MTKNPADRPADKTPAAHLGMRMEDSLHAWRDERARKRGDVQIVLPFTGYGSTEWVRVLGRVILAKPGYFDGAEKSMASKAIADGIRGWRNFMSPPVNKATVTVVVGDQKHVVTADRGGVVDAVLPADLAPGWTTVLLRSEDGEETTAPVYVVDPAAEVGVVSDIDDTIMVTALPRPMLAAWNTFVLDEHARTPTPGMAVMMDRLARENPVGPVLYLSTGAWNVAATLTRFITRNLYPAGPLLLTDWGPTTDRWFRSGQAHKRSQLERLAQEFPDIKWLLIGDNGQHDEEIYADFAQRHPENVRAIAIRQLSAGEAVLAGGRTGKPGETPVDVPWIYAPDGAGMARQLAELGLLTDEG, encoded by the coding sequence ATGACAAAAAACCCCGCAGACCGTCCGGCAGACAAAACCCCGGCGGCCCACCTCGGCATGCGCATGGAGGATTCCCTGCATGCGTGGCGCGATGAACGTGCCCGGAAGCGGGGGGACGTGCAGATAGTCCTTCCCTTCACCGGATACGGCTCCACGGAATGGGTGCGCGTACTTGGCCGGGTCATCCTGGCCAAGCCCGGTTATTTCGACGGCGCTGAAAAGTCGATGGCGTCCAAGGCGATCGCCGACGGGATCCGCGGCTGGCGGAACTTCATGAGCCCGCCGGTCAACAAAGCCACGGTCACCGTGGTTGTGGGCGACCAGAAGCATGTGGTCACCGCGGACCGAGGGGGAGTGGTTGACGCCGTCCTTCCTGCGGATCTTGCTCCGGGCTGGACCACCGTCCTGCTCCGTTCCGAAGACGGCGAGGAAACCACCGCGCCGGTCTACGTGGTGGATCCCGCAGCCGAGGTGGGCGTGGTGTCGGACATTGACGACACCATCATGGTCACCGCCCTTCCACGGCCGATGCTGGCAGCCTGGAACACCTTTGTCCTCGATGAGCACGCCCGAACGCCCACGCCGGGAATGGCTGTGATGATGGACCGCCTGGCACGGGAAAACCCCGTGGGCCCGGTGCTCTACCTCTCGACCGGCGCCTGGAACGTCGCCGCTACGCTGACCCGGTTCATTACCCGCAACCTGTATCCGGCCGGTCCGCTGCTGCTGACCGACTGGGGTCCCACCACGGACCGCTGGTTCCGCAGCGGCCAGGCGCACAAGCGCAGCCAGCTGGAACGGCTGGCCCAGGAATTCCCGGACATCAAGTGGCTGCTGATCGGCGATAACGGCCAGCACGACGAAGAAATCTACGCCGACTTCGCCCAACGCCACCCGGAGAACGTCCGGGCCATTGCCATCCGCCAGCTGTCAGCCGGCGAAGCGGTGCTGGCCGGTGGACGGACGGGCAAGCCGGGGGAGACCCCGGTGGACGTCCCCTGGATCTACGCGCCCGACGGCGCCGGGATGGCCCGTCAGCTCGCGGAGCTCGGGCTGCTTACCGACGAGGGGTAG
- a CDS encoding acyl-CoA desaturase, with protein sequence MSLTASSTAPVEEVPSEKKPRRNNVTSTYSGLLKAVRDEGLLKRRSSFYITTFVFLCIGLVAAATGSFFIGESWFQLLIAAALGILLTQLAFIAHEASHRQVFESGPANDRAGKFVANAVVGISYQWWMNKHSRHHANPNTVGKDPDIDMDTISFLPEQAARQKGFMAWFARRQGWLFFPLLMLEGINLHATSIKHLFANKQVKGRISELVMVFTRLGLYLAAVFFFLPVGMAFAFIGVQLAVFGVYMGASFAPNHKGMPILPRDSKVDFLSRQVLTSRNIVGRGMNTLMGGLNYQVEHHLFPSMPRPSLARASELVKEHCSKHSIPYTETTLVQSYAIVVRYLNEVGLSARDPFDCPVRSKYRI encoded by the coding sequence ATGAGCTTAACCGCATCCTCCACTGCACCCGTTGAAGAAGTCCCGAGCGAAAAGAAGCCGCGCCGGAATAACGTCACCAGCACCTACTCCGGACTGCTCAAAGCCGTCCGCGACGAAGGCCTGCTGAAGCGCCGGAGCTCTTTCTACATCACCACTTTCGTGTTCCTGTGCATCGGCCTGGTTGCCGCTGCCACAGGGTCTTTCTTTATCGGGGAGAGCTGGTTCCAGCTGCTCATCGCCGCGGCGCTGGGCATCCTCCTGACGCAGCTCGCGTTTATTGCGCACGAGGCCTCGCACCGGCAGGTCTTCGAATCGGGGCCGGCTAATGACCGGGCCGGCAAGTTCGTGGCAAACGCCGTCGTCGGCATCAGTTACCAGTGGTGGATGAACAAGCACAGCCGGCACCATGCCAACCCCAACACGGTGGGCAAGGACCCGGACATCGACATGGACACCATTTCCTTCCTTCCGGAGCAGGCGGCACGGCAGAAGGGCTTCATGGCCTGGTTCGCACGCCGCCAGGGATGGCTGTTCTTCCCGCTGCTGATGCTGGAGGGCATCAACCTGCATGCGACGTCCATCAAGCACCTGTTTGCGAACAAGCAGGTCAAGGGACGCATTTCCGAACTGGTCATGGTCTTCACCCGCCTGGGCCTGTACCTGGCTGCCGTGTTCTTCTTCCTGCCGGTGGGAATGGCCTTCGCCTTCATCGGTGTGCAGCTGGCAGTCTTCGGCGTGTACATGGGTGCTTCGTTCGCCCCGAACCACAAGGGCATGCCGATTCTCCCCAGGGACTCCAAGGTCGATTTCCTTAGCCGCCAGGTTCTGACTTCCCGGAACATTGTGGGCCGCGGCATGAACACCCTGATGGGTGGACTGAACTACCAGGTGGAGCACCACCTGTTCCCGAGCATGCCCCGGCCGTCGCTGGCCCGGGCCAGCGAACTGGTGAAGGAACACTGCTCCAAGCATTCCATCCCTTACACCGAGACCACGCTCGTGCAGTCCTACGCCATTGTGGTTCGGTACCTCAACGAGGTGGGGCTCTCCGCCCGGGATCCGTTCGACTGCCCGGTCCGGTCAAAGTACCGCATCTAG
- a CDS encoding amino acid deaminase/aldolase: MGNRNDAGTPAPPLQLFPPGFPGTPDPSGTAVSRPWLTPETYWPALSEATAALPAPVAVLGLEALRSNAADLLRRAGGVPLRVASKSLRVRGVIEALLQLPGFRGVFGYTLSEALWLAERCTDVLVGYPSTDRAALTRLLGDERLASRVTLMVDDESQLDLVDALAPAGKRPEVRICLDADASWQAPALGFIGTRRSPLHTPDDAVGLGRRIAARPGFALVGLMMYEAQVAGVGDAVPGAGPRNVLMRHLQPRSMAELLGRRQLIAGRLRDLAPLEFVNGGGTGSIEATRADPAVTEITAGSGLFGGHLFDNYRAFTPAPAAAYAFDVVRRPTSDTATVLGGGWIASGPPGASRLPRPVWPPDLRFLPREGAGEVQTPLRGAAAGTLHPGDRVWFRHAKSGEPAEHLNEYQVVDGGKIVDTLPTYRGEGKAFL, from the coding sequence ATGGGTAACCGCAACGACGCCGGGACTCCGGCTCCCCCTCTGCAACTGTTCCCGCCCGGCTTTCCGGGAACACCGGATCCATCCGGAACAGCAGTGTCCCGTCCCTGGCTGACCCCCGAAACCTATTGGCCCGCATTGTCGGAGGCCACCGCGGCACTGCCCGCACCGGTGGCGGTGCTGGGGCTGGAGGCTCTTCGGTCCAACGCTGCGGACCTGCTCCGGCGCGCGGGCGGCGTGCCCCTGCGGGTTGCCAGCAAGTCCCTCCGCGTCCGCGGCGTCATAGAGGCACTGCTTCAGCTTCCCGGTTTTCGGGGCGTCTTCGGTTACACACTCTCCGAAGCCCTCTGGCTGGCGGAGCGGTGCACGGATGTTTTGGTGGGATATCCCAGCACGGACCGGGCGGCCCTCACCCGGCTCCTCGGCGACGAACGGCTGGCCTCCCGGGTAACCCTGATGGTCGACGACGAGTCCCAGCTGGACCTGGTGGATGCCCTGGCGCCGGCGGGGAAGCGCCCGGAAGTGCGTATCTGCCTGGATGCGGATGCCTCCTGGCAGGCGCCGGCGCTGGGCTTCATCGGCACCCGGCGGTCTCCCCTGCACACCCCGGACGACGCCGTCGGGCTGGGCCGCCGGATTGCCGCCCGGCCGGGCTTCGCGCTGGTGGGTTTGATGATGTACGAAGCCCAGGTGGCCGGCGTGGGCGATGCGGTTCCCGGGGCAGGCCCACGGAATGTCCTGATGCGGCACCTGCAGCCGCGGTCCATGGCCGAGCTCCTCGGCCGCAGGCAGCTCATTGCCGGGCGGCTGCGCGATCTGGCCCCGCTCGAATTCGTGAACGGCGGCGGCACCGGCTCCATCGAAGCCACGCGCGCGGACCCGGCGGTCACCGAGATTACGGCCGGTTCCGGACTCTTCGGCGGACACCTGTTCGACAACTACCGTGCGTTTACGCCGGCCCCCGCAGCAGCCTACGCGTTCGACGTCGTCCGCCGTCCGACGTCGGACACCGCTACCGTGCTGGGCGGCGGATGGATCGCTTCGGGGCCGCCGGGAGCCAGCCGCCTCCCGCGTCCGGTCTGGCCGCCGGACCTGCGTTTCCTCCCGCGTGAGGGGGCGGGAGAGGTACAGACTCCCCTGCGCGGTGCGGCCGCCGGGACGCTGCATCCCGGTGACCGCGTCTGGTTCCGGCACGCCAAGAGCGGCGAGCCGGCCGAACACCTCAACGAGTACCAGGTCGTGGACGGCGGGAAGATCGTGGACACGTTGCCCACCTACCGCGGCGAGGGGAAGGCGTTCCTGTGA
- a CDS encoding D-arabinono-1,4-lactone oxidase, whose amino-acid sequence MRAAGPGWENWGRNVTAEPLRVERPLDTAGLQRCVADAAGAGQRVKAVGAGHSFTDIAATDGVQLDLSALQGVVEADTGRFRVRLQAGTWLHRIPALLEPYGLAMPNLGDIDRQSIAGAVSTGTHGTGAGFGGMATQVVGVTVVQPDGGLLSVRGDDPLLPAVALGLGALGVIADVTLQCVPAFVLKAEERSEPLADVLEGLNDRVKATDHFEFYWFPHTGRAATKANTRLPGSARCRPPGPAARWINDSLLANTVFRGTCAVGSAVPAVVPAVNAAAARLLGGRDYSDASARVFTTRRNVRFREMEYAVPADSVAPAFSALRELIEERGWRISFPVEVRWAAADDRWLSTAYGRETAYIAVHRYYREDFAEYFNAVEELMLAHGGRPHWGKLHSLEAAALAERYPRFKDFLAVREQLDPDRVFANAYLDRVLGA is encoded by the coding sequence GTGAGGGCGGCGGGCCCCGGGTGGGAAAACTGGGGACGGAACGTTACTGCGGAACCGCTCCGCGTGGAGCGGCCGCTCGATACCGCCGGCCTCCAGCGGTGCGTGGCCGACGCGGCCGGTGCCGGGCAGCGGGTCAAGGCCGTGGGGGCAGGCCACAGCTTCACCGACATTGCCGCCACCGACGGCGTCCAGCTGGATCTCAGTGCCCTGCAGGGGGTAGTCGAAGCGGACACCGGAAGGTTCCGGGTGCGGTTACAGGCCGGCACATGGCTGCATCGGATTCCGGCGCTGCTGGAACCTTATGGACTGGCAATGCCGAACCTCGGCGACATTGACCGGCAGTCCATCGCCGGTGCAGTTTCCACCGGGACGCACGGAACGGGCGCCGGGTTCGGCGGGATGGCCACCCAAGTGGTGGGCGTGACCGTGGTCCAGCCCGACGGCGGCCTGCTCAGCGTGCGCGGCGACGATCCCCTGCTTCCGGCCGTCGCCCTCGGACTGGGCGCCCTGGGCGTCATCGCCGACGTCACCCTCCAGTGCGTACCCGCATTCGTACTCAAGGCCGAGGAGCGATCCGAACCCCTGGCGGATGTGCTCGAGGGACTAAACGACAGGGTGAAGGCAACCGACCATTTTGAGTTTTACTGGTTTCCGCACACCGGCCGCGCTGCCACCAAGGCGAACACCCGCCTGCCCGGCTCTGCCCGCTGCCGTCCGCCCGGTCCCGCTGCGCGCTGGATTAACGACTCCCTGCTGGCAAACACCGTGTTCCGGGGTACCTGTGCCGTGGGCAGTGCGGTCCCGGCGGTTGTCCCTGCCGTGAACGCCGCAGCGGCACGGCTGCTCGGCGGCCGGGACTATTCGGACGCCTCGGCGCGGGTCTTCACCACCCGGCGCAACGTGAGGTTCCGGGAGATGGAGTACGCCGTTCCGGCGGACAGCGTGGCCCCGGCCTTCTCCGCCCTGCGGGAGCTGATCGAGGAGCGCGGTTGGCGGATCTCGTTTCCCGTGGAGGTCCGCTGGGCGGCGGCTGATGACCGCTGGCTGTCCACCGCGTACGGCCGGGAGACAGCCTATATTGCCGTGCACCGCTATTACCGGGAGGACTTCGCCGAGTACTTCAACGCCGTCGAGGAACTTATGCTCGCCCACGGCGGGCGGCCGCATTGGGGCAAGCTGCATTCGCTGGAGGCGGCAGCACTGGCGGAGCGGTACCCGCGCTTCAAGGACTTCCTGGCGGTACGGGAGCAGCTGGATCCGGACCGGGTCTTCGCCAACGCCTATCTGGACCGGGTGCTGGGCGCCTAA
- a CDS encoding lysoplasmalogenase translates to MTAAPAQSQTTVLPRSWWWGFLPFAAASAVHIGARAVEATDIAEPTKLTLMPLLAIAALWGARGVVRGPAGRMLPAALLLTALFFSWIGDGAAAFFPSAPELPVMLGSFGLAHVCYIWLLARYAAAGRIPRWALVFPLWWVLMLVVLWPALGGLAPAVAAYGIVLAGTAATAARCRPMVAAGGLLFLASDTILSGRIFLPEQMPDWTNPLVMLTYCAGQALIVAGVLRTWRDGR, encoded by the coding sequence GTGACCGCCGCGCCCGCCCAAAGCCAGACCACCGTCCTGCCCCGCTCGTGGTGGTGGGGTTTCCTGCCGTTCGCAGCAGCCTCTGCCGTTCATATCGGGGCGCGGGCGGTCGAAGCCACCGACATCGCCGAGCCCACCAAGCTCACCCTGATGCCGTTGCTTGCCATCGCCGCCCTGTGGGGCGCGCGCGGCGTCGTCCGCGGGCCTGCCGGCCGGATGCTGCCGGCGGCCCTATTGCTTACGGCCCTGTTCTTCTCCTGGATCGGTGACGGCGCGGCCGCGTTCTTCCCGTCGGCACCGGAACTGCCGGTAATGCTCGGCTCCTTCGGGCTCGCCCACGTCTGTTACATCTGGCTCCTGGCCCGGTACGCCGCTGCAGGGAGAATCCCGCGGTGGGCACTGGTCTTCCCGCTGTGGTGGGTGCTGATGCTCGTGGTGCTGTGGCCTGCGCTGGGCGGTCTGGCCCCGGCCGTGGCCGCGTACGGCATTGTCCTCGCCGGCACTGCGGCGACGGCGGCGCGGTGCCGGCCGATGGTGGCAGCCGGCGGCCTGCTGTTCCTGGCCTCGGACACGATCCTGTCCGGCCGGATCTTCCTGCCCGAGCAGATGCCTGACTGGACCAATCCCCTGGTCATGCTGACCTACTGTGCGGGGCAGGCCCTTATTGTTGCCGGGGTGCTTCGGACCTGGCGGGACGGACGCTGA